One segment of Sulfobacillus thermosulfidooxidans DSM 9293 DNA contains the following:
- the sucC gene encoding ADP-forming succinate--CoA ligase subunit beta, whose product MKQYEYMAKGILAEHGIPIAPGRLVDSPEGAASAVRDLGPVALKAQVLVGGRGKAGGIRFAETPEQGAEIAKNMLGMVLKGYRVEKLYAEQKLPIEKELYISVTTDRNAKCPLVMASAAGGVEIEEVPDDQIVKRYVDPAVGVLPYFGREMAEALGLKDVLFKEFADLVVKLYQIYREEDAELVEINPLAVVHGHLIAADARLNIDDSALYRHPDLTRVDEGSPLEKQVHEIGLAYVELDGDIAVMANGAGMAMATLDAIQYFGGRPANFLDAGGGASVEPTAKALGVLVSMKPKAILVNIFGGITRCDDVAKAILQVKSTVGIPVPLVVRLVGTNEKEGVALLNEAGIQAYSDMAEAAEQAVRLAKEAV is encoded by the coding sequence ATGAAGCAATACGAATATATGGCCAAGGGGATTTTAGCTGAACACGGCATTCCCATTGCACCGGGGCGGTTGGTCGATTCTCCCGAAGGTGCGGCCAGTGCGGTTAGGGATTTGGGCCCAGTAGCACTCAAAGCTCAAGTTTTGGTCGGAGGACGCGGCAAAGCAGGCGGAATTCGCTTTGCCGAAACTCCGGAACAAGGCGCTGAAATCGCCAAGAATATGCTGGGAATGGTATTAAAAGGGTATCGCGTAGAAAAATTATATGCCGAACAAAAATTGCCGATTGAAAAAGAATTATATATCTCCGTGACCACAGACCGTAATGCTAAATGCCCCCTGGTTATGGCCTCTGCTGCGGGGGGCGTAGAAATTGAAGAGGTGCCGGACGACCAAATCGTTAAGCGATATGTGGATCCGGCTGTCGGAGTGCTTCCATATTTTGGACGGGAAATGGCTGAAGCTTTAGGATTGAAAGATGTGTTATTTAAAGAATTTGCGGATTTGGTTGTGAAATTATACCAAATTTATCGAGAAGAAGATGCCGAATTGGTCGAGATCAATCCCTTGGCTGTGGTCCATGGGCATTTAATTGCCGCCGACGCGCGGTTAAATATTGACGATAGCGCGCTGTATCGTCATCCTGACCTGACACGTGTCGATGAAGGGTCGCCTCTCGAAAAACAAGTACATGAAATCGGGTTGGCATATGTCGAGCTGGATGGGGATATTGCAGTTATGGCTAATGGTGCTGGGATGGCTATGGCGACGTTGGATGCCATTCAATATTTTGGCGGACGACCAGCTAACTTTCTGGATGCCGGCGGCGGAGCTTCGGTAGAACCGACAGCTAAAGCCCTAGGTGTTCTCGTATCTATGAAGCCTAAAGCTATTCTGGTCAACATATTTGGTGGAATTACACGCTGCGATGATGTGGCGAAGGCAATTTTACAAGTCAAAAGTACAGTAGGCATTCCTGTACCATTGGTCGTCAGGTTGGTGGGAACCAACGAAAAAGAAGGTGTGGCTTTGCTAAATGAAGCAGGAATCCAGGCCTATTCTGACATGGCAGAAGCAGCGGAACAAGCCGTTCGCCTGGCAAAGGAGGCCGTTTAA
- the sucD gene encoding succinate--CoA ligase subunit alpha — MAILLTHNDRVIVQGITGNQGRFHTRQMLAYGTPVVGGVSPTKGGQDVEGVPVYDTVREAVENTRATASIVFVPAPFAKDAAFEAMENGIRLIVMIPEHIPVQDSIDIVNRAKTVGATIIGPNTFGIISPSEHTKMGIMPNHIYTPGPVGVVARSGTLSYEIAFSLSQHNLGQTTVVGMGGDPVVGQTFITVLEQFRQDPDTRCVVMVGEIGGSAEEEAAEYLSTLGKPVVVYLAGRAAPAGKRMGHAGAIIERGKGTLASKEKALKAHGAEVVTMPWQVAEAVRSVLG; from the coding sequence ATGGCTATTTTATTAACCCATAATGACCGGGTGATTGTTCAGGGGATTACAGGTAATCAAGGACGGTTTCACACCCGGCAAATGTTGGCGTATGGAACCCCCGTTGTCGGTGGTGTCTCACCGACAAAAGGCGGACAAGATGTCGAAGGAGTACCGGTATATGATACGGTGAGAGAAGCAGTTGAAAACACGAGGGCAACAGCTTCGATTGTTTTTGTTCCGGCCCCATTTGCCAAGGATGCGGCTTTTGAGGCTATGGAAAACGGGATCCGCTTAATCGTTATGATCCCGGAACACATTCCAGTTCAAGATTCTATTGATATTGTCAACCGGGCTAAGACTGTGGGGGCGACCATTATTGGCCCGAATACTTTTGGCATTATTTCGCCGAGTGAACATACCAAAATGGGTATTATGCCAAATCATATTTATACCCCTGGTCCTGTTGGGGTCGTTGCCCGGTCTGGCACATTAAGTTATGAAATTGCTTTTAGTTTGTCTCAACATAATCTTGGGCAAACCACTGTGGTCGGAATGGGTGGAGATCCGGTGGTCGGACAAACGTTTATTACCGTATTGGAACAATTTCGGCAAGATCCCGATACCCGTTGCGTCGTGATGGTTGGCGAAATTGGAGGTAGTGCAGAAGAAGAGGCAGCAGAATATTTGAGCACATTAGGGAAGCCCGTTGTGGTGTATTTGGCAGGACGAGCAGCTCCGGCGGGCAAACGAATGGGGCATGCCGGTGCGATTATTGAACGCGGCAAAGGTACTCTAGCAAGTAAGGAAAAGGCTTTGAAAGCCCATGGGGCTGAAGTGGTTACGATGCCCTGGCAGGTGGCAGAAGCGGTTCGCTCTGTCTTAGGATGA
- a CDS encoding helix-turn-helix domain-containing protein: MQFGKFLREQRQAKHLSLVALAERTATSSSYLSRIERGLRNPPSPAVLRRLAQALDIPYEQLMERAGYLNTALHEEPVFYGGINHQQWQEAVSTLSDEDWTDVWALIQNKVARRKQGHSS; encoded by the coding sequence TTGCAATTCGGTAAATTTCTCCGTGAACAACGGCAAGCGAAACATCTGTCTTTAGTCGCTTTAGCCGAACGGACCGCAACCAGTTCTTCCTACTTATCTCGTATTGAGCGTGGACTACGCAATCCGCCCAGTCCCGCTGTTTTGCGACGTTTAGCGCAAGCACTCGATATTCCCTATGAACAACTTATGGAACGAGCTGGCTATCTCAATACGGCTTTACATGAAGAACCGGTCTTTTATGGTGGCATTAATCATCAGCAATGGCAAGAAGCCGTTTCGACGTTATCTGATGAAGATTGGACCGACGTCTGGGCGCTCATTCAAAATAAAGTGGCCCGTCGTAAACAGGGCCACTCCTCATAA
- a CDS encoding helix-turn-helix domain-containing protein, translated as MATLVVNVAALRRFMEQRGWSERDLAEHMDLAYSYVNRVLGGKRRPGAKFIAGTLLLGLSMEEVFTIEK; from the coding sequence TTGGCCACTCTGGTAGTTAACGTTGCAGCGTTGCGGCGTTTTATGGAACAACGCGGTTGGTCTGAACGAGATTTGGCAGAGCACATGGATCTCGCCTATTCGTACGTCAATCGTGTTTTGGGCGGTAAGAGAAGACCGGGGGCAAAATTTATTGCAGGAACATTGTTGTTAGGTTTAAGCATGGAAGAAGTTTTCACTATAGAAAAATAG
- the mdh gene encoding malate dehydrogenase, producing the protein MFKRNKITIIGAGATGATTAHVMALKELGDIVLVDVAPGIPEGKALDIWEAGPIERFSLKVVGTTDYELTRDSDIIVVTAGMPRKPGMSRDDLLKVNAEIVHQVVAQASQLSPNAILVILSNPADVMAYVAQKASGFPYHRVIGQAGVLDSARFRAFLADALQVSPKDVTAFVMGGHGDDMVPLVRYSSVGGIPVEKLLPQETLNQIVQRTRTGGGEVLNLMKISAFYAPASSLAEMVEAILKDERRVIPVISYLDGEYGEHDIFVGVPAIVGGNGIEKVLEVEFTDEERAAFAKSVAAVRKPLSMLNY; encoded by the coding sequence ATGTTTAAACGGAATAAGATCACCATTATTGGGGCAGGAGCCACAGGAGCCACGACGGCTCACGTGATGGCCCTTAAAGAACTTGGAGACATTGTGTTAGTGGATGTCGCCCCAGGAATTCCTGAGGGTAAGGCGCTAGATATTTGGGAAGCGGGTCCTATTGAACGTTTTAGTTTGAAGGTTGTGGGGACCACGGATTATGAGTTGACTCGGGACTCCGACATTATTGTGGTCACCGCGGGAATGCCACGCAAACCAGGAATGAGTCGGGACGATTTACTGAAAGTTAATGCCGAGATTGTACACCAAGTGGTGGCACAAGCCTCGCAACTTTCTCCGAATGCGATTTTGGTTATCTTGAGCAATCCGGCCGATGTTATGGCGTATGTGGCCCAAAAAGCTAGCGGCTTTCCTTATCACCGTGTGATTGGGCAGGCCGGTGTGCTTGATTCAGCACGGTTTAGAGCCTTTTTAGCGGACGCCCTACAGGTCTCGCCAAAAGATGTGACCGCCTTTGTGATGGGAGGTCACGGCGATGACATGGTGCCTTTAGTGCGCTATTCTTCAGTCGGCGGAATCCCCGTCGAAAAATTATTGCCGCAAGAGACTCTCAACCAAATTGTCCAACGCACCCGCACTGGAGGGGGCGAGGTTCTTAATCTGATGAAGATATCCGCGTTTTATGCACCCGCTTCATCCTTGGCAGAAATGGTTGAAGCGATTTTGAAAGATGAACGCCGGGTGATACCAGTCATCAGTTATCTTGATGGAGAATATGGCGAACATGATATTTTCGTGGGAGTTCCCGCCATTGTCGGAGGCAATGGCATTGAGAAAGTGTTAGAGGTGGAATTTACTGACGAAGAACGGGCAGCGTTTGCCAAATCGGTGGCGGCCGTAAGAAAACCGTTATCGATGTTAAATTACTAA
- the feoB gene encoding ferrous iron transport protein B has product MPGRTIVLVGNPNVGKSLVFQKLTGRYVEVSNFPGSTVQILEGAYGSDRIIDTPGVYGLSRLSDEEKMTVSALEQADIVLNVVDGTRLSRDLFLTLQLVEASLPVIVAINMMDELEKEGATINTALLEEILGVPVVGISATKGSNFGVLRSLIESKVQPKALEKSWQTPPSWHLTGLQSLLWHEEDEELARQVGQKSETGMREELYIARRMRADDIASRVLTPASSRRQNDLWLDRLLLSPWGGFVAASVVVGAIYYFVGIVVAGTVVDTLEQFTSLLLIPIVKHVIALVVPPQSWPFRLLVGQYGMISAGLIYIVALLLPLVTAFYLLLAILEDTGYLPRLATWLDRWFLRLGLNGRAVIPLVLGFGCVTMATLTTRALETQRERTISTILLAWTIPCSAQMGIIIGLLSGVGAIYALTYAGTIIGLFIVIGTILDKSLPGRPTPLLLDLPRLRLPDWNNVLWKTQTKVLEFLREAWPLFVVGSGLIELGDMTGLLPAFDRLVGPFLQYWLGLPQEATQSFLLGFIRRDFGAAGFYELGLTPHQIVTGAVTLTLFVPCMASTLVILKERGWRDGMLIWIGSIVLALFVGGLMARFGPV; this is encoded by the coding sequence ATGCCCGGACGGACCATTGTATTAGTAGGAAATCCCAATGTCGGGAAGTCGTTGGTATTTCAGAAACTTACCGGACGTTATGTTGAGGTTTCAAATTTTCCAGGCAGTACGGTCCAGATTCTTGAAGGGGCTTATGGGAGCGACCGAATTATCGATACACCGGGCGTATATGGATTAAGCCGGTTATCCGATGAAGAAAAAATGACAGTGTCCGCATTAGAACAGGCCGATATCGTCCTGAATGTTGTTGACGGGACCCGTTTATCCCGCGATCTGTTTTTGACCCTGCAACTGGTTGAAGCCAGTTTACCCGTTATTGTAGCCATAAACATGATGGACGAGCTTGAAAAAGAGGGAGCCACCATTAACACCGCACTATTGGAAGAGATTCTGGGCGTTCCAGTAGTAGGGATTTCTGCAACCAAAGGTTCCAACTTTGGCGTGTTGCGCTCGCTCATCGAATCGAAAGTGCAACCTAAAGCCCTGGAAAAATCTTGGCAAACGCCCCCGTCATGGCACCTAACAGGGCTGCAATCGTTATTATGGCATGAAGAAGACGAGGAATTAGCACGCCAAGTGGGACAGAAATCCGAAACCGGCATGCGTGAAGAGCTTTATATAGCCCGCCGGATGCGTGCAGATGACATTGCTTCTCGTGTCCTAACGCCCGCATCGTCGCGTCGTCAAAACGATTTATGGTTGGATCGGTTGCTTCTGAGTCCTTGGGGAGGATTTGTTGCGGCCAGTGTGGTAGTGGGCGCGATTTATTATTTCGTCGGCATCGTTGTCGCTGGGACCGTTGTGGATACTTTAGAGCAGTTTACATCGCTTTTGCTGATCCCTATCGTGAAACATGTGATAGCGCTAGTAGTGCCTCCTCAGTCATGGCCCTTCAGATTACTCGTGGGGCAATATGGCATGATTTCCGCCGGATTAATTTATATCGTGGCATTGTTGTTACCGCTCGTAACGGCCTTTTATTTGCTCTTAGCAATTTTAGAGGACACGGGTTATTTACCACGTTTAGCTACGTGGCTGGACCGGTGGTTTTTGCGTTTAGGACTTAATGGGCGTGCAGTTATTCCTTTAGTGTTGGGCTTTGGTTGTGTGACGATGGCGACACTGACTACGAGAGCTTTGGAAACCCAACGAGAACGCACGATTTCAACCATTTTACTTGCGTGGACCATCCCGTGTTCGGCCCAAATGGGAATTATTATCGGATTGTTAAGTGGTGTCGGGGCTATCTATGCCTTGACTTATGCTGGGACCATTATTGGACTGTTTATTGTCATTGGAACCATTTTGGATAAGAGCTTACCCGGTCGTCCCACGCCACTCTTATTGGATTTGCCACGGCTCCGTCTTCCTGACTGGAATAATGTTCTATGGAAGACACAAACCAAAGTGCTCGAATTTCTGCGAGAAGCTTGGCCTTTATTTGTGGTGGGATCTGGGCTCATTGAGCTCGGAGATATGACGGGTCTCTTGCCCGCTTTTGATCGTCTTGTGGGACCATTTTTACAGTATTGGTTAGGATTACCCCAAGAAGCAACCCAGTCATTTCTCTTAGGGTTTATCCGGCGTGACTTTGGTGCTGCCGGATTTTATGAATTAGGACTGACGCCTCACCAAATTGTCACCGGTGCCGTGACCTTGACGCTATTTGTTCCTTGTATGGCATCGACGCTCGTCATTTTGAAAGAACGCGGATGGCGGGATGGGATGTTAATTTGGATTGGTTCCATTGTCTTGGCTCTATTTGTTGGGGGATTGATGGCCCGTTTTGGACCCGTCTGA
- a CDS encoding MFS transporter — translation MRATTLRDNLRRSLWHGAFFTASTTIISTFFPLYFIDSLHASAKQVGLLNALPALGALLASILLTFRLPQLPRLVRGTTRSFFVTRLSYVLLALAPWLSPHHAAEFALIVFTLANIPQTWGLMGWQTLIGHLIPASLREGFFSQRNVVTTLVALGASLFTGLITQFFSHGSTRALQVFIVLATVLGILEVMTLGRHQLKIPSTSASVSPRLPWRTIIHNGIFLRYALLSAFFNFGWQMSWPLFNLYQIGQAHATAFWLGIFSVMALVSQAISFPLWRKFARHKGAMIALGYAALGLATVPWLTILTKNLVVLSSINFEAGLFLSGVNLLLFTELQAHIPAQHRSEYIVVYNIIIGAIAFMAPEFGIWALSRTNIIATMQISALWRAVGGAAFLVTGAAIEKAWVKHARQISR, via the coding sequence ATGCGAGCCACGACATTGCGGGATAATTTGCGGCGATCACTATGGCATGGCGCGTTTTTTACCGCGTCAACCACAATCATTTCGACATTCTTTCCCTTGTATTTTATTGACAGTCTCCATGCGAGTGCCAAACAAGTCGGCTTGTTAAATGCTTTGCCCGCACTCGGCGCACTGTTGGCCAGCATCCTTTTAACCTTTCGTCTCCCCCAGCTGCCAAGGCTAGTACGCGGCACCACCCGGTCTTTTTTCGTAACACGTTTATCTTATGTTTTGCTAGCATTGGCACCATGGCTCAGCCCTCATCACGCCGCCGAATTTGCCCTCATCGTATTCACGTTGGCCAACATCCCCCAAACATGGGGATTAATGGGTTGGCAAACCCTCATCGGTCATCTGATTCCTGCCTCCTTACGGGAGGGATTTTTTAGTCAGCGCAATGTGGTCACAACGTTAGTCGCACTAGGAGCCAGCCTATTCACAGGTCTCATTACCCAGTTTTTCTCACATGGTTCAACTCGAGCTCTCCAAGTCTTCATCGTCTTGGCAACCGTTTTAGGCATTTTAGAAGTCATGACCTTAGGCCGTCATCAACTGAAAATCCCATCCACGTCCGCTTCCGTATCCCCCCGCCTGCCATGGCGCACTATCATCCACAATGGCATCTTCTTACGTTATGCCTTGTTGTCCGCGTTCTTTAACTTTGGGTGGCAGATGTCGTGGCCCTTATTTAACCTCTATCAAATCGGGCAAGCCCATGCTACGGCATTTTGGCTTGGAATCTTTAGTGTTATGGCATTGGTAAGCCAAGCCATCAGTTTTCCTCTATGGCGGAAATTTGCCCGCCACAAGGGAGCAATGATCGCCCTCGGATATGCCGCATTGGGATTGGCAACGGTTCCCTGGCTTACCATTTTGACCAAAAATCTTGTGGTGTTAAGCAGCATCAATTTTGAAGCTGGTCTCTTTTTGAGCGGGGTCAATCTTCTTTTATTTACCGAATTGCAAGCGCATATCCCGGCTCAACACCGGAGCGAATACATTGTCGTATATAACATCATCATTGGAGCTATCGCTTTTATGGCCCCTGAGTTCGGGATTTGGGCATTATCCCGAACCAATATTATCGCCACAATGCAGATATCAGCATTGTGGCGAGCAGTAGGTGGTGCAGCATTTCTTGTAACCGGAGCCGCTATTGAAAAAGCCTGGGTAAAGCATGCTAGGCAAATCTCCCGGTAA
- a CDS encoding NAD(P)-dependent malic enzyme, with protein MHSRDRALQYHQEHQGKIQVMSKVPVKTQEDLSLAYTPGVAEPCRAIQQNPGLVDVYTNRANMVAIVTDGTAVLGLGDIGPMAGLPVMEGKSILFKMFGGVDAVPICLDTKDPDKIVETVRLLQPSFGGVNLEDVSAPRAFEIEQKLKDVLSIPVFNDDQHGTAVVVGAAVINALKYVGKALSDVRIVFNGAGAAAIATAKHLLALGARDVSLVDRQGLIYDGRPGNSNPYKEEIAQITNLERRMGGLAEALEDADVFIGVSVAGALTLDMVRKMKSDAIVFALANPVPEIWPVLALEAGARVVGTGRSDFPNQINNVLGFPGIFRGALDVRARDINEAMRVAASVALANLVRDDELRDDYIIPQAMDRRVAPAVAKAVAQAALNTGVAQSTDVDPNWVEKHCRELVSQVLGQEDKILEGDERR; from the coding sequence ATGCATAGCCGAGATCGGGCATTACAGTATCATCAAGAACATCAGGGCAAGATTCAAGTGATGAGTAAGGTTCCAGTGAAAACTCAAGAAGATTTGTCACTGGCCTATACCCCCGGGGTGGCAGAGCCCTGTCGAGCCATTCAGCAAAATCCGGGATTGGTAGATGTCTATACAAATCGTGCCAATATGGTAGCAATCGTTACCGATGGCACGGCTGTGCTGGGACTCGGCGACATCGGACCCATGGCGGGTCTTCCGGTAATGGAAGGTAAATCGATTTTGTTCAAAATGTTTGGCGGCGTGGATGCCGTTCCCATTTGTTTAGACACCAAAGATCCGGACAAAATTGTTGAGACCGTTCGATTATTACAACCCAGTTTTGGCGGCGTGAATTTGGAGGATGTTTCGGCTCCCCGAGCATTTGAAATTGAACAAAAACTGAAGGATGTCTTATCCATCCCCGTTTTCAACGATGATCAGCACGGGACCGCGGTCGTAGTAGGGGCCGCGGTAATCAATGCCCTGAAATATGTGGGTAAAGCTTTGAGCGACGTACGCATCGTGTTTAATGGTGCAGGAGCGGCGGCGATTGCTACGGCCAAGCACCTTCTAGCTCTAGGCGCTCGTGATGTGTCATTAGTTGATCGTCAAGGCTTAATTTACGACGGCAGACCGGGAAACAGTAATCCATATAAGGAAGAGATAGCGCAAATCACCAATCTCGAACGGAGAATGGGAGGGCTTGCAGAAGCTTTAGAAGACGCGGATGTATTTATCGGCGTATCCGTTGCTGGGGCGCTAACATTAGACATGGTTCGGAAGATGAAGTCCGATGCCATTGTGTTTGCCCTGGCCAATCCCGTTCCCGAAATCTGGCCGGTCTTGGCGCTTGAGGCAGGAGCCCGGGTTGTGGGAACCGGTCGTAGCGATTTTCCTAATCAGATTAATAATGTTTTAGGCTTTCCAGGAATATTCCGTGGGGCTCTTGATGTCAGGGCACGGGATATTAATGAAGCCATGCGCGTCGCTGCTTCCGTGGCCTTAGCCAATTTAGTCAGGGATGATGAATTGCGCGATGATTACATTATTCCGCAGGCAATGGACCGACGCGTCGCTCCTGCCGTTGCCAAAGCTGTTGCACAGGCAGCTCTTAATACGGGTGTGGCGCAATCCACAGATGTTGACCCCAATTGGGTGGAAAAGCACTGTCGGGAGTTGGTGAGTCAGGTTCTAGGACAAGAGGACAAAATCCTGGAAGGAGACGAACGACGATGA
- the hemA gene encoding glutamyl-tRNA reductase yields MLIQVVGINHKTAPLKIRAQVGLTPDQIVEAYNRVHELVGQQGIVILSTCNRTEMYVAGNVSYSAIVDWWGHIAGVERREFSDALFWYADTKVFDHLFRVAAGLDSMVLGETQILGQVKEAYELSQKYGVTGSLHRLFRAALTVGKRAHAETAISHNALSMGHAVVELGRKVFGDLSRTHAVVIGAGEMGTLVARHLSSAKVGNITIVNRTPDRGQLLAEEIHGSYVPLNQLMTVLPSADIIVSSTHASNFLVTKQMMKEAIKGKGERLRFLFDLSVPRNLDPDIVRLGSGIFLYDIDDVNAVVEANLHQRQKEAVKVEKIIQEEIETLASDIAASEVGPVIRQLREKAESIRINELNKALNRLSHLSDADKQVVAETTRLILNKFLNDAMVGMRAWATDKDKEEYIEAVRELFHLDGTTENTRTPNTEHVLQPER; encoded by the coding sequence GTGCTGATTCAGGTTGTCGGAATAAATCATAAAACGGCGCCGTTAAAAATTCGCGCGCAAGTCGGATTGACGCCCGACCAAATTGTTGAAGCATATAACCGAGTTCATGAATTGGTTGGACAACAGGGCATTGTAATTCTGTCTACGTGTAACCGCACGGAAATGTATGTTGCAGGTAATGTTTCTTACTCGGCTATTGTTGACTGGTGGGGACATATCGCTGGGGTTGAACGTAGAGAGTTTTCTGATGCGCTGTTTTGGTATGCAGACACCAAAGTATTCGATCATTTGTTTCGCGTTGCAGCCGGCTTAGATTCCATGGTGCTGGGGGAAACGCAAATCCTCGGCCAAGTCAAAGAGGCATATGAATTATCTCAGAAATATGGGGTGACCGGTTCTCTGCATCGTTTGTTCCGTGCTGCATTAACCGTCGGGAAAAGAGCGCATGCGGAAACCGCTATCAGTCACAATGCGTTATCAATGGGGCATGCGGTGGTCGAATTAGGCCGTAAAGTGTTTGGAGACTTGTCGAGAACCCACGCGGTGGTAATTGGTGCTGGAGAAATGGGAACACTTGTGGCGCGCCATTTGTCTTCGGCAAAAGTGGGCAATATAACCATTGTCAATCGAACGCCTGACCGGGGTCAACTCCTGGCAGAGGAAATTCATGGCTCTTATGTGCCGCTAAATCAATTGATGACGGTGTTGCCGAGTGCTGACATTATTGTCTCGTCCACGCACGCCTCAAACTTTTTGGTCACGAAACAGATGATGAAAGAGGCTATAAAAGGTAAGGGTGAACGTTTACGGTTTTTGTTTGATTTGTCGGTGCCACGAAACTTAGATCCGGATATTGTTCGTCTGGGGAGTGGAATCTTTTTGTACGATATTGATGACGTAAATGCCGTCGTTGAGGCCAATTTGCATCAGCGGCAAAAAGAGGCTGTGAAAGTCGAAAAAATTATTCAAGAAGAAATTGAGACATTGGCGAGTGATATTGCGGCCTCGGAAGTTGGACCAGTTATCCGGCAACTTCGCGAGAAAGCTGAATCTATCCGCATTAACGAGTTGAATAAAGCCCTCAACCGGTTATCGCATTTGTCGGATGCCGATAAACAAGTGGTTGCCGAGACAACTCGATTAATTTTAAATAAGTTTCTTAATGATGCTATGGTCGGAATGCGCGCTTGGGCAACAGACAAAGATAAGGAAGAATATATCGAAGCCGTGCGCGAACTGTTTCATCTTGATGGCACCACCGAGAACACCAGAACGCCCAATACAGAACACGTATTGCAACCTGAGCGGTGA
- the icd gene encoding NADP-dependent isocitrate dehydrogenase — translation MDGHKIVYHNGTIVVPSDPIIPFIEGDGIGPDIWRATKRVVDAAVKASYQGQRQIHWVEVLAGEKAHDTVGEWLPQRTLDMFREYKVGIKGPLTTPVGGGIRSLNVTLRQELDLFACVRPVRYIPGVPSPMIHPEFVDMVIFRENTEDVYAGIEWPANSPEAKKIIEFINQETGKHIDLTAGIGIKPITRVGSERLIRSAIQYAISHHRRSVTMMHKGNIMKFTEGAFRDYGYQLAEREFPEQVITESVLYEKYEGHQPEGVIVLKDRIADITFQQVLLRPKEFDVIATPNLNGDYLSDALAAQVGGVGMAPGNNMSNEIAIFEATHGTAPKYANLDKVNPSSLILSAVMMLEHLGWNEAADNIIKALEDTIQAKTVTYDLARQLPGAKEVKTSEFADAIISRLR, via the coding sequence ATGGATGGTCATAAAATTGTTTATCATAACGGAACGATTGTAGTGCCTTCCGATCCCATCATCCCTTTTATTGAAGGCGACGGCATTGGTCCTGATATTTGGCGGGCGACCAAGCGCGTGGTGGACGCAGCGGTAAAGGCCAGTTATCAAGGACAGCGACAGATTCATTGGGTAGAGGTATTAGCTGGCGAAAAAGCTCATGACACAGTTGGGGAATGGCTACCTCAACGAACGCTGGACATGTTTCGCGAATATAAAGTGGGAATCAAAGGGCCCCTGACGACACCCGTCGGCGGCGGAATTCGAAGCCTCAATGTCACATTACGTCAAGAATTAGACTTATTTGCATGTGTGCGACCGGTACGCTACATTCCTGGCGTTCCCTCCCCGATGATCCATCCGGAATTTGTTGATATGGTTATTTTCCGGGAAAATACCGAAGATGTTTATGCCGGTATTGAATGGCCTGCAAATTCTCCTGAAGCAAAGAAAATTATTGAATTTATCAATCAAGAAACTGGTAAACATATCGACTTGACAGCAGGAATTGGCATCAAACCCATCACCCGGGTGGGGAGTGAACGGTTGATTCGCAGCGCCATTCAATATGCCATTAGCCACCACCGGCGATCTGTCACCATGATGCATAAAGGGAATATCATGAAGTTTACGGAAGGTGCATTTCGGGATTATGGTTATCAGTTAGCCGAACGCGAATTTCCCGAGCAGGTGATAACGGAAAGCGTCTTATATGAGAAATATGAGGGACATCAACCTGAGGGGGTCATTGTATTAAAGGACCGCATTGCCGATATCACCTTCCAACAAGTGCTGTTGCGGCCCAAGGAATTTGACGTGATTGCCACGCCAAATTTGAATGGAGACTATTTGTCCGATGCATTAGCCGCACAAGTCGGAGGCGTGGGCATGGCTCCGGGCAATAACATGTCCAATGAGATTGCCATCTTTGAAGCCACGCATGGTACAGCGCCCAAATACGCTAATCTCGACAAAGTCAATCCCAGTTCCTTGATTCTATCCGCAGTGATGATGCTGGAGCATTTGGGATGGAATGAAGCCGCGGATAATATTATCAAGGCTTTGGAAGATACAATTCAGGCCAAAACCGTTACTTATGACTTGGCACGCCAACTCCCAGGCGCTAAAGAAGTTAAGACGTCTGAATTTGCTGACGCCATTATCAGTCGCTTACGGTAA